The proteins below come from a single Palaemon carinicauda isolate YSFRI2023 unplaced genomic scaffold, ASM3689809v2 scaffold2129, whole genome shotgun sequence genomic window:
- the LOC137636029 gene encoding uncharacterized protein isoform X2: MMVFRKVLLLRLFIKEQELWKAKDVAEAADRFAGAHRCYPGDKQTQKKSLNPKPSPVVTQRPTPLCYVCGEAGHMARSCPKGKAAMTSTPGTSSNKAGSNKVGRYASKETHSRAPFTHGVVNGSRVSTILRDTGCSTCIVSKDLFPNLNERELPKSSLIDYLGRENVFPVLPVYIGCKWFTGKVNAIIAPIKFCTVLLGNIEGALFPEDGDCPPLNSIDEEPRRNHLPTEKGKAIEHVNITTRSASRKVVHPLVFPDVEALETTPIDFIKLQNECSTLESIRKDCQANTITKNSKVEYRYVRRNEVLYKEIINANNSRIANKFYLVVPLKLRKVVLKLAHDLPVAGHFSHRKTLKKIRELYFWPGMCTDVYAYCRSCDNCQRNTSKGRHKRVSMVKMPVVSIPFSRVGIDIVGPLNPSTSEGHRFILTMIDYATGFPEAIPMKTITTVDVADALMQIFSRVGIPKEIISDRGKQFTSELMEHVYQMLGVKPLFTTPYHPAGNGRCERQHSVLKSILKKLCHLQPREWHRYLPCALFAMREIPSDTLGFSPFELLYGYQVRGPLLILNEIWTNTGLSNDTQNVYSFLFDLRNRLEETSKIAQENIKTSMEIYSTYFDKKSTRRQFKVNDEVLLLLPTEHNKLLVEWQGPFKVLRKLNSVDYIIDVKGKPKTFHVNLLKAYFYRSQNVLSVADENLNSSISDYCCVTSHVIVLSEDIEDPIPCVEEEITSELDICPTLTPEQKGKLGEVLDNFSEVFSEIPGCTSTIMHKIELTSTEPIRKKMYPVPAHLKEEVCKEVDKLLKLGIIEESKSDYCNPIVMIKKPDNTFRLALDFRALNSVTKFDSEPMPSIDEDLFKFRNMSFITELDITKAYHQVMLDPDARPLTAFPTYRGLMQYKRLPFGLVTACATYVRLMKKIFQGMNHISIYFDNIFVMSNTFQEHLETLSEVLRRLRDHGLTARPSKCHFCYEKVKYLGFEVEINKPFVLRTDASSVGLGAVLLQYDEETAYPVAYASRKLLPREQRYSTIERECLAIFWAVRKFHYYLYGKEFFIETDHKPLTYMETLKSGNDRILRLILGLQPYKYRIIYISGQSNHFSDLLSRSN; encoded by the exons atgatggtattcaggaaagtactgctcctaag actttttattaaggagcaggaattatggaaagctaaagatgttgccgaagcagcagacagatttgcaggtgcacatagatgttatcctggggataagcagacccaaaagaaaagtctaaatcctaaaccatctccagttgtcacccaaaggccaacacccctttgctatgtttgtggtgaagctggacacatggcacgatcctgtcctaaaggtaaagctgcaatgacttctactcctggcacttcatcgaacaaagcaggatcaaataaggttggtcgctatgcttctaaagaaactcactctagagctccatttactcatggtgtggttaatggttctcgtgtttctaccattttacgtgatactggctgttctacatgtattgtatccaaagacctgtttcctaacttgaatgagagggaattgccaaaatcatcattaatcgaTTATCTAGGAAGGGaaaatgtttttccagtgttaccagtttatattggatgtaaatggtttactggaaaggttaatgctattattgccccaattaagttttgtacagtacttttaggtaacattgaaggtgctctttttcctgaagatggagactgcccccctttgaactccattgatgaggaacctcgaagaaaccatctgcctacagaaaaaggtaaagctattgaacacgtcaatataacaactcgttcagcttcaaggaaagttgttcacccattagtttttcctgatgtagaagcccttgagactactcctattgactttataaaattgcaaaatgaatgttccaccctggaatcgatcaggaaagactgtcaagccaacaccataacaaaaaactcaaaagtggagtacaggtatgtacggagaaatgaagttttgtataaggaaattataaatgcaaacaattcaagaattgccaataaattttatttagttgttcctcttaaacttagaaaggttgttcttaaattggctcatgatttacctgtggcaggacactttagtcatcgcaaaaccctaaaaaaaatcagagaattatatttctggccaggaatgtgtacagatgtgtatgcatattgtagatcttgcgataactgtcagaggaacacaagtaaaggtagacataaaagggtctctatggtaaaaatgccagtagtttccattccttttagcagagtaggaattgacatagtgggtccactgaatccaagcacatctgaaggtcacaggtttattttaacaatgattgattatgctacaggatttcctgaagcaattcctatgaagaccataaccactgttgatgttgcagatgctcttatgcaaatattttctagggtaggaataccaaaggaaataatatctgatagaggaaagcagttcacatcagaacttatggaacatgtgtaccaaatgctgggagtaaaaccattgtttactactccgtatcatccagctggcaatggtcgttgtgaaaggcaacactctgttctcaaatctatattgaagaaattgtgtcatttgcaacctagagaatggcatagatatttaccttgtgccctgtttgctatgagggagattccttctgacactcttggtttttccccatttgaactcctttatggataccaagtaaggggaccactactaatattgaacgagatatggactaatactggcctttctaatgatacccaaaatgtttattcttttctttttgatcttagaaacaggctagaggaaacttcaaaaatagcccaggaaaatataaagacttcaatggaaatctacagtacgtactttgacaagaaaagtactcgtaggcagtttaaagtcaatgatgaggtgttactattactgccaacagaacacaataagttgttagttgaatggcaaggaccatttaaagttctgcggaaactcaatagtgttgattacataatcgatgtgaaaggtaagccaaaaacattccatgttaacttgctgaaggcatatttttacaggtcacagaatgtgttatcagtggctgatgaaaatctgaatagttcaatttcagattattgctgtgtaacctctcacgtaatagttttgagcgaagacatcgaagatcctataccttgtgttgaagaagaaataacttctgaattagatatctgtccaactttaactccagaacaaaaagggaaactaggagaagtactggataatttttcagaagtcttctcggagataccaggttgtacttctaccataatgcacaagattgaattaacgtcaacagagcctattcgaaagaaaatgtacccagtaccagcccatcttaaggaggaagtatgtaaagaagtagataaattactgaaacttgggataattgaagaaagtaagtctgattattgtaatcctattgtcatgataaagaaacctgacaacacattcaggttagcactagattttcgtgcactaaattcagtaacaaagttcgattctgaacctatgccctcaattgatgaagatttatttaaatttcgtaatatgtcttttattacagaattggatatcacaaaagcctatcatcaggttatgttggaccctgatgcaagacctctaacggctttccctacttaccgtggtttaatgcaatataagaggctaccctttggactggttactgcatgtgccacctacgttagattgatgaagaaaatctttcagggaatgaatcatatctctatctattttgataacatatttgtgatgtctaatactttccaggaacatttggaaaccttgagtgaggtacttcgaagattgagagatcatggtcttacagcccgtccatcaaaatgtcatttttgttatgagaaagttaaatatttgggttttgaagtag agataaataaaccttttgttctaaggacagatgcctcttcagttggtcttggagctgtgctccttcagtatgatgaagaaacagcctatccagtggcgtatgctagccggaaacttctcccaagggaacaacggtattctaccattgagagagagtgtttggctatcttctgggctgtacgaaaattccactattatttgtatgggaaagagtttttcattgaaacagaccataagccccttacctacatggaaactctaaaatcaggaaatgataggattttaagattaattctgggcctacaaccatataaatacaggattatatatatatctggtcaatctaaccatttttcagatttactgagtagaagcaattaa
- the LOC137636029 gene encoding uncharacterized protein isoform X1 yields the protein MMVFRKVLLLRLFIKEQELWKAKDVAEAADRFAGAHRCYPGDKQTQKKSLNPKPSPVVTQRPTPLCYVCGEAGHMARSCPKGKAAMTSTPGTSSNKAGSNKVGRYASKETHSRAPFTHGVVNGSRVSTILRDTGCSTCIVSKDLFPNLNERELPKSSLIDYLGRENVFPVLPVYIGCKWFTGKVNAIIAPIKFCTVLLGNIEGALFPEDGDCPPLNSIDEEPRRNHLPTEKGKAIEHVNITTRSASRKVVHPLVFPDVEALETTPIDFIKLQNECSTLESIRKDCQANTITKNSKVEYRYVRRNEVLYKEIINANNSRIANKFYLVVPLKLRKVVLKLAHDLPVAGHFSHRKTLKKIRELYFWPGMCTDVYAYCRSCDNCQRNTSKGRHKRVSMVKMPVVSIPFSRVGIDIVGPLNPSTSEGHRFILTMIDYATGFPEAIPMKTITTVDVADALMQIFSRVGIPKEIISDRGKQFTSELMEHVYQMLGVKPLFTTPYHPAGNGRCERQHSVLKSILKKLCHLQPREWHRYLPCALFAMREIPSDTLGFSPFELLYGYQVRGPLLILNEIWTNTGLSNDTQNVYSFLFDLRNRLEETSKIAQENIKTSMEIYSTYFDKKSTRRQFKVNDEVLLLLPTEHNKLLVEWQGPFKVLRKLNSVDYIIDVKGKPKTFHVNLLKAYFYRSQNVLSVADENLNSSISDYCCVTSHVIVLSEDIEDPIPCVEEEITSELDICPTLTPEQKGKLGEVLDNFSEVFSEIPGCTSTIMHKIELTSTEPIRKKMYPVPAHLKEEVCKEVDKLLKLGIIEESKSDYCNPIVMIKKPDNTFRLALDFRALNSVTKFDSEPMPSIDEDLFKFRNMSFITELDITKAYHQVMLDPDARPLTAFPTYRGLMQYKRLPFGLVTACATYVRLMKKIFQGMNHISIYFDNIFVMSNTFQEHLETLSEVLRRLRDHGLTARPSKCHFCYEKVKYLGFEVGNNIIRPLNDKILSLQQIQIPKTKKLLRSFLGSVNFYRQFIPNLSSLTSSLTAKLKKEVKEPLQWNSEEENIFEIIKKYFIDAPILHIPEINKPFVLRTDASSVGLGAVLLQYDEETAYPVAYASRKLLPREQRYSTIERECLAIFWAVRKFHYYLYGKEFFIETDHKPLTYMETLKSGNDRILRLILGLQPYKYRIIYISGQSNHFSDLLSRSN from the exons atgatggtattcaggaaagtactgctcctaag actttttattaaggagcaggaattatggaaagctaaagatgttgccgaagcagcagacagatttgcaggtgcacatagatgttatcctggggataagcagacccaaaagaaaagtctaaatcctaaaccatctccagttgtcacccaaaggccaacacccctttgctatgtttgtggtgaagctggacacatggcacgatcctgtcctaaaggtaaagctgcaatgacttctactcctggcacttcatcgaacaaagcaggatcaaataaggttggtcgctatgcttctaaagaaactcactctagagctccatttactcatggtgtggttaatggttctcgtgtttctaccattttacgtgatactggctgttctacatgtattgtatccaaagacctgtttcctaacttgaatgagagggaattgccaaaatcatcattaatcgaTTATCTAGGAAGGGaaaatgtttttccagtgttaccagtttatattggatgtaaatggtttactggaaaggttaatgctattattgccccaattaagttttgtacagtacttttaggtaacattgaaggtgctctttttcctgaagatggagactgcccccctttgaactccattgatgaggaacctcgaagaaaccatctgcctacagaaaaaggtaaagctattgaacacgtcaatataacaactcgttcagcttcaaggaaagttgttcacccattagtttttcctgatgtagaagcccttgagactactcctattgactttataaaattgcaaaatgaatgttccaccctggaatcgatcaggaaagactgtcaagccaacaccataacaaaaaactcaaaagtggagtacaggtatgtacggagaaatgaagttttgtataaggaaattataaatgcaaacaattcaagaattgccaataaattttatttagttgttcctcttaaacttagaaaggttgttcttaaattggctcatgatttacctgtggcaggacactttagtcatcgcaaaaccctaaaaaaaatcagagaattatatttctggccaggaatgtgtacagatgtgtatgcatattgtagatcttgcgataactgtcagaggaacacaagtaaaggtagacataaaagggtctctatggtaaaaatgccagtagtttccattccttttagcagagtaggaattgacatagtgggtccactgaatccaagcacatctgaaggtcacaggtttattttaacaatgattgattatgctacaggatttcctgaagcaattcctatgaagaccataaccactgttgatgttgcagatgctcttatgcaaatattttctagggtaggaataccaaaggaaataatatctgatagaggaaagcagttcacatcagaacttatggaacatgtgtaccaaatgctgggagtaaaaccattgtttactactccgtatcatccagctggcaatggtcgttgtgaaaggcaacactctgttctcaaatctatattgaagaaattgtgtcatttgcaacctagagaatggcatagatatttaccttgtgccctgtttgctatgagggagattccttctgacactcttggtttttccccatttgaactcctttatggataccaagtaaggggaccactactaatattgaacgagatatggactaatactggcctttctaatgatacccaaaatgtttattcttttctttttgatcttagaaacaggctagaggaaacttcaaaaatagcccaggaaaatataaagacttcaatggaaatctacagtacgtactttgacaagaaaagtactcgtaggcagtttaaagtcaatgatgaggtgttactattactgccaacagaacacaataagttgttagttgaatggcaaggaccatttaaagttctgcggaaactcaatagtgttgattacataatcgatgtgaaaggtaagccaaaaacattccatgttaacttgctgaaggcatatttttacaggtcacagaatgtgttatcagtggctgatgaaaatctgaatagttcaatttcagattattgctgtgtaacctctcacgtaatagttttgagcgaagacatcgaagatcctataccttgtgttgaagaagaaataacttctgaattagatatctgtccaactttaactccagaacaaaaagggaaactaggagaagtactggataatttttcagaagtcttctcggagataccaggttgtacttctaccataatgcacaagattgaattaacgtcaacagagcctattcgaaagaaaatgtacccagtaccagcccatcttaaggaggaagtatgtaaagaagtagataaattactgaaacttgggataattgaagaaagtaagtctgattattgtaatcctattgtcatgataaagaaacctgacaacacattcaggttagcactagattttcgtgcactaaattcagtaacaaagttcgattctgaacctatgccctcaattgatgaagatttatttaaatttcgtaatatgtcttttattacagaattggatatcacaaaagcctatcatcaggttatgttggaccctgatgcaagacctctaacggctttccctacttaccgtggtttaatgcaatataagaggctaccctttggactggttactgcatgtgccacctacgttagattgatgaagaaaatctttcagggaatgaatcatatctctatctattttgataacatatttgtgatgtctaatactttccaggaacatttggaaaccttgagtgaggtacttcgaagattgagagatcatggtcttacagcccgtccatcaaaatgtcatttttgttatgagaaagttaaatatttgggttttgaagtaggtaataatataatcagacccctgaatgataaaattttatctttgcaacaaattcaaattccaaaaactaagaagttattaagaagctttttaggttctgttaatttttatcgacagttcatcccaaatttgtctagcttaacgtcatcattaacagcaaagcttaaaaaggaagtgaaagaaccactacaatggaatagtgaggaagaaaacatatttgagattattaagaaatacttcattgatgctcctattcttcatattccagagataaataaaccttttgttctaaggacagatgcctcttcagttggtcttggagctgtgctccttcagtatgatgaagaaacagcctatccagtggcgtatgctagccggaaacttctcccaagggaacaacggtattctaccattgagagagagtgtttggctatcttctgggctgtacgaaaattccactattatttgtatgggaaagagtttttcattgaaacagaccataagccccttacctacatggaaactctaaaatcaggaaatgataggattttaagattaattctgggcctacaaccatataaatacaggattatatatatatctggtcaatctaaccatttttcagatttactgagtagaagcaattaa